Proteins encoded by one window of Bacteroidota bacterium:
- the gyrB gene encoding DNA topoisomerase (ATP-hydrolyzing) subunit B: protein MEKEEILAQDHSNYTAENIQVLEGLEAVRKRPAMYIGDTGFKGLHHLVYEVVDNSIDEALAGYCRIIDVTILPGNIIRVKDDGRGIPTEIHKKEKRSALEVVMTVLHAGGKFDKDTYKVSGGLHGVGVSCVNALSKHLTVEVHRNGKMFMQEYEIGKPLYPVKETGDSDVHGTYVTFQPDDTIFTVTEFKYDTLLSRIRELAYLNKGISLTLTDEREADEEGKFRTDTFLSQGGLVEFVKFLDESRTSIIPFPIYAEGGKDNVMVEIALQYNDSYSENIHSYVNNINTIEGGTHVAGFRRALTRTFKAYGDKENMFEKAKVEISGDDFREGLTALISIKVPEPQFEGQTKTKLGNNEVMGIVDIISGEMLNNYLEENPKQAKLIIGKVILAAQARIAARKARELVQRKSAFGGGGLPGKLADCQEKDASKCELYLVEGDSAGGTAKQGRNRGFQAILPLRGKILNVEKALDYKIFDNEEIKNIFTALGVMPAEDKTLDTAKLRYHKIIIMTDADVDGSHITTLILTFFFRKCFELVKEGYIYIATPPLYLVKKGKEQRYCWNDEERKATTAEFAKGGNESSVHVQRYKGLGEMNAEQLWETTMNPETRTLRQVTIDSAVEADHVFSMLMGDEVPPRREFIEAHAKYANLDV from the coding sequence ATGGAAAAAGAAGAAATTTTAGCACAAGATCACTCCAATTACACAGCCGAGAACATACAAGTATTAGAAGGTCTGGAAGCCGTTAGAAAGCGTCCTGCCATGTATATTGGTGATACCGGATTTAAGGGTCTACATCATTTGGTATATGAGGTAGTGGATAACTCTATTGATGAGGCCCTCGCGGGTTACTGTCGCATAATCGATGTTACCATCTTACCCGGTAATATTATTCGTGTAAAAGACGACGGAAGAGGAATACCTACCGAGATACATAAAAAGGAAAAAAGATCTGCTTTAGAGGTTGTAATGACCGTATTGCACGCCGGTGGAAAATTCGATAAAGACACATATAAGGTTTCCGGAGGATTACACGGTGTGGGTGTGAGTTGCGTTAATGCACTTTCCAAACATCTTACCGTAGAAGTTCACCGCAATGGTAAAATGTTCATGCAGGAATATGAAATTGGAAAACCACTTTATCCTGTAAAAGAAACAGGTGATTCCGATGTTCATGGAACCTATGTTACTTTCCAACCGGATGATACTATTTTTACCGTAACGGAATTTAAATACGATACATTATTATCGAGAATACGCGAATTGGCTTATCTAAATAAAGGAATCAGTCTCACTTTAACCGATGAGCGTGAAGCAGATGAAGAAGGCAAATTCAGAACGGATACTTTTTTGAGTCAGGGTGGATTAGTGGAATTTGTTAAATTTCTGGATGAAAGTCGCACTTCCATCATTCCTTTTCCAATTTATGCAGAAGGAGGAAAAGATAATGTGATGGTGGAAATCGCTTTGCAATACAACGATTCTTATAGTGAGAATATCCATTCTTACGTGAATAATATCAATACCATTGAAGGAGGAACCCACGTTGCAGGTTTCCGTCGCGCTCTTACAAGAACCTTTAAAGCTTATGGCGATAAAGAAAATATGTTTGAAAAAGCGAAAGTGGAAATTTCCGGCGATGATTTCCGGGAAGGACTTACTGCTTTGATCTCCATAAAAGTTCCGGAACCACAATTTGAAGGCCAAACCAAAACCAAATTAGGTAATAATGAGGTAATGGGTATTGTAGATATTATTTCCGGCGAAATGCTGAATAATTATCTGGAGGAAAATCCAAAACAGGCAAAACTTATTATTGGTAAAGTAATTCTCGCCGCGCAGGCAAGAATTGCAGCAAGAAAAGCCCGTGAACTTGTTCAGCGCAAAAGTGCGTTTGGCGGTGGTGGATTACCTGGAAAACTTGCCGATTGTCAGGAAAAAGATGCTTCCAAATGCGAATTATACCTTGTAGAGGGAGACAGCGCCGGTGGAACTGCAAAACAGGGCAGGAACAGAGGATTTCAAGCCATCTTACCATTGAGAGGAAAAATTCTCAACGTGGAAAAAGCATTGGATTACAAAATTTTTGACAACGAGGAGATAAAAAATATTTTTACGGCTTTGGGTGTTATGCCGGCTGAAGATAAAACTTTAGATACAGCAAAACTTCGTTATCACAAGATCATTATCATGACGGATGCCGATGTGGATGGAAGTCATATTACGACTCTTATACTCACTTTCTTTTTTAGAAAATGTTTTGAATTGGTGAAGGAAGGATATATCTATATTGCAACACCTCCTTTATACCTTGTTAAAAAAGGAAAGGAACAACGTTATTGCTGGAATGATGAAGAAAGAAAGGCCACCACTGCAGAATTTGCAAAAGGTGGAAACGAAAGTTCAGTTCACGTTCAACGATATAAGGGTTTGGGAGAGATGAACGCAGAACAACTTTGGGAAACAACAATGAATCCCGAAACAAGAACATTGCGTCAGGTAACTATCGACTCCGCAGTAGAAGCTGATCATGTATTTTCTATGTTAATGGGAGATGAAGTTCCACCGCGCAGAGAATTTATTGAAGCTCATGCTAAATATGCGAATTTGGATGTGTAA